A window of Conger conger chromosome 13, fConCon1.1, whole genome shotgun sequence contains these coding sequences:
- the LOC133108750 gene encoding E3 ubiquitin-protein ligase TRIM35-like, which translates to MASGSSLLEEELSCPVCSEIFRDPVLLSCSHSFCKACLQQYWDQKGSQECPVCRRRSSKNEPPCNLSLRNTCEAFLKERSQRAEAGSEVLCSLHSEKLKLFCLEDQTPVCVICQTSRKHRTHVMLPVQEASEEFKEKLRTALAPLQKKLKAFNAVKLVCDQTAEHIKSQAQHTERQIKMEFEKLQQYLKEEEAARITALREEEEQKSQLMKKKIEKMTEQISSLSEQIRAIEQDLGAEDVSFLQSYKDTQIRAQCTLGDPEKVSGALIDVAKHLGNLKYRVWEKMLGTVQYTPVTLDPNTAHPDLSLSEDLTSVRYSDEREQVPDNPERFDWGCWVLGSEGFSSGRHCWDVDVGDDEYWVVGVVKESISRKGGVDPSPALGVWGIVQYTSGVYYALTSPRTPLTVQRDLQRVRVQLDWDRGEVSFSDPSDNTPLYTFKHSFTERLFPFFRQSSHRMQICPLKVSVSVK; encoded by the exons atggcgtctggatcctctctcctggaagaggagctctcctgtcctgtgtgctctgaaatcttcagggatcctgttcttctgagttgcagtcacagcttctgtaaggcctgtctgcagcagtactgggatcagaagggatctcaggagtgcccagtttgcaggagaagatcttctAAGAATGAACCTCCCTGTAACCTGTCTCTGAGGAATACCTGTGAGgcgttcttaaaggagagaagtcagagagctgaagcaggatctgaagtgctctgcagtctgcacagtgagaaactcaaactcttctgtcTGGAGGATCAAACACCCGTCTGTGTTATCTGTCAAACTTCAAGAAAACATAGAACTCATGTAATGCTACCAGTCCAGGAGGCTTCCGAAGAGTTTAAG gagaaactcaggactgcactagctccactgcagaagaagctaaaagcctttaatgcagtgaaactagtctgtgatcaaacagcagagcacatcaag agccaggcccagcacacagagagacagataaagatggagtttgagaaacttcagcagtacctaaaagaggaagaggcagccaggatcactgcactgagggaggaagaggagcagaagagtcagctgatgaagaagaagattgagaagatgacagaacagatatcatccctttcagaacaaatcagagccatagaacaggatctgggagctgaagacgtctcattcctgcag agctacaaggacacacaaatCAG agcccagtgcaccctgggagatccagagaaggtctcaggagcgctgattgatgtggccaagcacctgggcaatctgaagtacagagtgtgggagaagatgctggggactgttcaataca ctcctgtgactctggacccaaacacagcacatcccgacctctcactgtctgaggatctgaccagtgtgagatacagtgatgagagagagcaggttcctgataatccagagagatttgattgggggtgttgggtgctgggctctgagggattcagctcagggagacactgctgggatgtagacGTGGGGGATGATGAGTACTGGGtggtgggtgtggttaaagagtcaatcagcaggaaagggggtGTGGATCCAAGCCCAGCATTAGGAGTGTGGGGTATAGTGCAGTACACCAGTGGGGTATACTATGCCCTGACCTCCCCACGTACACccctcactgtgcagagggacctccagagggtcagagtgcagctggactgggacaggggggaggtgtcattctctgaccccagtgacaacactcctctctacacttttaaacactccttcactgagagactgtttccattCTTTAGGCAATCTTCTCACAGGATGCAGATCTGTCCACTGaaggtgtctgtgagtgtaaaatAG